In Halobaculum rubrum, the following are encoded in one genomic region:
- a CDS encoding tubulin/FtsZ family protein, with amino-acid sequence MKTVLIGVGQAGGKVTSSLVEFDRDMGFDSVRGALAVNSATADLQSIPIDTVLVGQDRVKGHGVGGDNELGAEVMQADAGEVMSALDGRITAEAEAIVIVAGLGGGTGSGGAPVLAKELKRVYDVPVYAIGILPGRGEGAMYQVNAGRSLKTLAREADSTILIDNDAWHSSGESLEEGFDSINKSIARRVGLLFASGENVEGVGESVVDTSEVINTLRSGGIAALGYASAQADDDPDTNINVVTSVTRNALLTGTSLPNATEADAALLVVAGKPDRISRKGVERARKWLEEETGSMQVRGGDFPLDSDRLAALIVLGGVERSPRVEEFMERAKEAREEAQRQSEETDEADKLFQNDDLDGLM; translated from the coding sequence ATGAAGACGGTCCTCATCGGCGTCGGCCAGGCCGGCGGCAAGGTCACCTCCTCGCTGGTCGAGTTCGACCGCGACATGGGATTCGATTCGGTCCGAGGGGCGCTCGCCGTCAACAGCGCCACGGCGGACCTCCAATCGATCCCGATCGACACGGTACTCGTGGGACAGGACCGCGTGAAGGGACACGGGGTGGGCGGCGACAACGAGCTCGGCGCCGAGGTGATGCAGGCGGACGCGGGCGAGGTCATGTCCGCGCTCGACGGCCGCATCACCGCAGAGGCGGAGGCGATCGTCATCGTCGCGGGGCTCGGCGGCGGGACTGGCTCAGGCGGCGCGCCGGTGCTCGCGAAGGAGCTCAAGCGCGTGTACGACGTGCCCGTCTACGCCATCGGCATCCTCCCCGGACGCGGCGAGGGCGCGATGTACCAAGTCAACGCCGGACGCTCGCTGAAGACGCTGGCGCGGGAAGCCGACTCGACGATCCTCATCGACAACGACGCGTGGCACTCCTCGGGCGAGAGCCTGGAGGAGGGGTTCGACAGCATCAACAAGTCCATCGCCCGCCGGGTCGGCCTGCTGTTCGCCTCCGGCGAGAACGTCGAGGGAGTCGGCGAGTCGGTCGTCGACACCAGCGAGGTGATCAACACGCTCCGCTCGGGCGGCATCGCCGCGCTCGGCTACGCCAGCGCGCAAGCCGACGACGACCCGGACACGAACATCAACGTCGTCACCAGCGTCACCCGCAACGCGTTGCTCACGGGGACGAGCCTCCCGAACGCGACGGAGGCGGACGCCGCGCTGCTCGTCGTCGCCGGCAAGCCCGACCGCATCTCGCGCAAGGGCGTCGAGCGAGCCCGCAAGTGGCTCGAGGAGGAGACCGGGTCGATGCAGGTCCGCGGCGGCGACTTCCCGCTCGACTCCGACCGCCTCGCCGCGCTGATCGTGCTCGGCGGCGTCGAACGCTCCCCCCGGGTGGAGGAGTTCATGGAGCGGGCGAAGGAGGCCCGTGAGGAGGCGCAACGGCAGAGCGAGGAGACCGACGAGGCCGATAAGCTGTTCCAGAACGACGACCTCGACGGGTTGATGTGA
- a CDS encoding DUF7310 family coiled-coil domain-containing protein: MSRDTSERFSPEDGRLTDADTGFDATTTTVDDLRARIAAVERACTGDADTDLSDLADAAEATAELQRASTRLDDLEARVAELESATQALRGYVGSIRAVNERVERRADRALAATGEGPTEGRPDQERSGRTRPAGDRPAIDGTAAPADAVGDETTGPPDDAGDPEDDDAPLVERLHDAL; the protein is encoded by the coding sequence ATGTCCCGTGACACGTCGGAGCGGTTCTCCCCCGAAGACGGACGGCTGACGGACGCAGACACCGGTTTCGACGCCACGACGACCACGGTCGATGACCTCCGAGCCAGGATCGCCGCCGTCGAACGCGCCTGCACCGGCGACGCCGACACCGACCTATCCGATCTCGCCGACGCTGCCGAAGCCACGGCGGAGCTGCAACGCGCATCCACACGGCTCGACGACCTCGAAGCGCGCGTCGCCGAACTCGAATCGGCCACGCAGGCGCTCCGCGGCTACGTCGGATCGATACGCGCGGTGAACGAGCGCGTCGAGCGACGCGCCGACCGGGCGCTCGCAGCGACAGGGGAGGGCCCCACGGAAGGGCGACCGGATCAGGAGCGTTCGGGGCGGACCCGACCGGCCGGGGACCGACCGGCGATCGACGGGACGGCGGCCCCGGCCGACGCGGTCGGGGACGAGACGACCGGGCCCCCCGACGACGCGGGCGACCCCGAGGACGACGACGCGCCGCTCGTCGAGCGGTTGCACGACGCGCTGTGA
- a CDS encoding DUF7285 family protein, whose product MSRSFWSRERAFAEPTVALAAVLALSLGVAAYTVVLGGVDEREPTAEPTLERVHDAISVGGVADPGRLDRVRSVIAGTDGNASVTLTVAGRHWRAGDAVPKSSAPASTRATATHRVGVALAPGRVRPGRLRVTVWQ is encoded by the coding sequence ATGTCACGCTCGTTCTGGTCGCGTGAGCGCGCGTTCGCCGAGCCGACCGTCGCGCTGGCGGCCGTACTCGCGCTGTCGCTCGGCGTCGCCGCGTACACGGTTGTACTGGGCGGTGTCGACGAGCGAGAGCCGACCGCGGAGCCGACGCTGGAACGCGTTCACGACGCGATCTCGGTCGGCGGCGTCGCGGATCCCGGCCGCCTCGATCGAGTCCGCTCCGTGATCGCTGGAACGGACGGGAACGCGAGCGTCACGCTGACCGTCGCGGGTCGACATTGGCGCGCCGGAGATGCGGTTCCGAAGTCCTCGGCTCCCGCCTCGACTCGGGCGACGGCGACCCATCGCGTCGGCGTCGCACTCGCACCCGGCCGCGTCCGGCCAGGACGACTCCGCGTCACGGTGTGGCAATGA
- a CDS encoding type II secretion system protein yields MTGRRAVQRWIASAARAWPDRYAGWVAPDEELRRACAFLDLTVDADRITSAAATGSALVGAGTFVVALGWWLLGRAVPPSIAVPLASGIAVATGWIAFSGSCRAPVVAAAIARTRAVGDAAAVASALALSLRLSPVPERAARFAANAGTGPLHRSLAEHADHAVVTGAADGGLSAFAAEWREWFPALDRSVALLLAAVDADAGTDRTRLLDRAVAAVEDDLRDRTASFAGDLRAPVTGLYAFGVLLPLALVGTLPAAIAAGVPVPPRAFVVTYDVVLPAAVAVAAGRLLLRRPVAIPAPRIDTTHPDVPDRRGPALLAAVATAAAGWFAAPIVAGEWASPVLAVGGGVGVGLCVHLHPRREVRRAVDERDRGLSDALALLGRRVADGEAVERALPAVAASLSGPTADALAEASRRRSALGVPVRRALAGDGAPFGPDRGSGGRAAGAVTAIATAATEGRPAGDALVTHADRLDALASAERAARRELATVTGTLRDTAALFGPLVGGATVALAGRLDDLGGFGGSGAVGGLASGAGNIGSTAGAVGHTAGGAVTAETAALSASLVGPVVGVYVLSLAATLTVLATGLERGLDRTVVGYRVGIALVTASGAFVAGHAAVAMLIG; encoded by the coding sequence ATGACCGGACGGAGAGCCGTCCAGCGCTGGATCGCGTCGGCCGCCCGCGCATGGCCCGATCGCTACGCCGGTTGGGTCGCCCCGGACGAGGAACTCCGCCGGGCGTGCGCGTTCCTCGATCTCACCGTCGACGCCGACCGTATCACGTCCGCGGCCGCAACCGGAAGCGCGCTCGTCGGAGCGGGTACGTTCGTCGTCGCGCTCGGCTGGTGGCTCCTCGGTCGTGCAGTACCCCCGTCGATTGCGGTCCCCTTGGCGTCCGGAATCGCGGTGGCGACCGGCTGGATCGCGTTCTCGGGAAGCTGTCGTGCGCCCGTGGTCGCGGCGGCGATCGCCAGAACCCGGGCGGTCGGGGACGCGGCGGCCGTCGCGAGCGCGTTGGCGCTGTCGCTCCGGCTCTCGCCGGTGCCGGAGCGGGCGGCGCGCTTCGCCGCGAACGCCGGGACGGGACCCCTCCACCGGAGCCTGGCCGAACACGCCGATCACGCCGTCGTCACGGGCGCCGCCGACGGCGGACTCTCGGCGTTCGCCGCGGAGTGGCGCGAGTGGTTCCCGGCGCTCGATCGCTCGGTCGCGCTCCTGCTCGCGGCCGTCGACGCCGACGCGGGCACCGATCGGACTCGGCTGCTCGATCGCGCGGTCGCGGCCGTCGAGGACGACCTCCGCGACCGGACGGCCTCGTTCGCCGGCGACCTCCGCGCGCCGGTCACCGGACTGTACGCGTTCGGGGTGCTGCTCCCGCTGGCGCTCGTCGGCACGCTTCCGGCGGCGATCGCCGCGGGCGTGCCGGTTCCGCCGCGGGCGTTCGTCGTGACGTACGACGTGGTGTTGCCCGCGGCGGTCGCTGTCGCCGCCGGCCGGCTGCTGCTGCGCCGCCCGGTCGCGATACCCGCACCGCGGATCGACACGACACATCCGGACGTTCCCGACCGACGGGGACCGGCACTGCTTGCAGCCGTGGCGACGGCTGCCGCGGGCTGGTTCGCTGCCCCGATCGTCGCCGGCGAGTGGGCGAGCCCGGTGCTCGCCGTCGGCGGCGGCGTCGGTGTCGGGCTCTGCGTCCATCTGCATCCGCGCCGCGAGGTCCGGCGGGCGGTCGACGAGCGAGATCGCGGGCTGAGCGACGCCCTCGCGCTGCTGGGTCGTCGTGTGGCCGACGGCGAGGCCGTCGAACGGGCGCTCCCGGCCGTCGCGGCGTCGCTGTCCGGGCCGACGGCCGACGCGCTCGCGGAGGCAAGCCGGCGACGGTCGGCGCTCGGCGTTCCGGTCCGGCGCGCGCTCGCCGGCGACGGTGCTCCCTTCGGTCCAGATCGCGGTTCCGGCGGCCGAGCGGCCGGCGCGGTGACCGCGATCGCCACGGCGGCGACGGAGGGGCGGCCAGCCGGGGACGCGCTGGTGACACACGCCGACCGACTCGACGCGCTGGCGAGCGCCGAGCGCGCCGCCCGCCGGGAGCTGGCGACCGTGACGGGGACGCTCCGCGACACGGCGGCGCTGTTCGGCCCGCTCGTCGGCGGCGCGACGGTCGCGCTGGCGGGACGGCTCGACGATCTCGGCGGGTTCGGCGGTTCGGGGGCGGTCGGCGGCCTCGCATCGGGTGCCGGCAACATCGGCTCGACCGCGGGCGCCGTCGGACACACTGCCGGGGGCGCAGTCACAGCGGAGACCGCCGCGCTCTCGGCGTCGCTCGTCGGCCCAGTCGTCGGGGTGTACGTGTTGTCGCTGGCGGCGACGCTGACCGTGCTCGCGACGGGACTGGAGCGCGGGCTCGACCGCACGGTCGTCGGCTACCGCGTCGGGATCGCGCTCGTCACCGCGAGCGGCGCGTTCGTCGCCGGACACGCCGCCGTCGCGATGCTCATCGGGTGA
- a CDS encoding ATPase, T2SS/T4P/T4SS family, giving the protein MTETTALHVDASGCSGGDLAADPACRATVIDALADRDAGLVRVRSGGLDRFYEDEAAALLLGAGRFADAVEGRDPALAERVPGDPLAVARETVGRAGPVARLAAETGFSTWADTCADPGNGEASLSASVASVAALGRTRPAPPSDTVLRGRRDLSTGGSATVYDRPDDVPHYHLTPADRTFSADALGMLAAAADALADGSVAHGPRSHRRAVRHAVADRTSDAGETGNPAEPLPIDSLAAALRRHTCGLGVLDELFDDDRVTDAFLSAPAADGRLRAVVDDETMTTNVRLSRDDLDALASRVRASSGRAFSRASPTTDAALGDVRVAAVTDPASDGRGFAFRRRDEDPWTLPRLVSVDSLSARTAGLLSVAVERGAAILVAGPRGAGKTSLLGGLCMEVPVDARTVLIEDTPELPVAAIREAGRDVQPLHAGTDRDDALTPTDAVRTALRLGEGALAVGEVRGPEARALYEAMRVGAAADAVLGTIHGTGGEAVRERVVSDLDVPASSFAATDLVVTLGPDRALASIEEVRGPDLGDIVEVVERDGGGVVTDVIDRGESAIVAELAGPGETYADVREAIRRRGRAIGSLADVDRTDVSGVDVTADP; this is encoded by the coding sequence ATGACCGAGACGACCGCACTGCACGTCGACGCGTCGGGGTGTTCCGGGGGCGACCTCGCGGCGGATCCGGCGTGCAGAGCGACGGTGATCGACGCGCTCGCAGACCGGGACGCCGGGCTCGTTCGCGTCCGATCCGGCGGACTCGATCGGTTCTACGAGGACGAGGCGGCCGCGCTGTTGCTCGGGGCGGGCCGGTTCGCGGACGCGGTCGAGGGCCGCGATCCGGCCCTGGCGGAGCGCGTCCCGGGGGATCCCCTCGCGGTCGCCCGCGAGACGGTCGGCCGTGCCGGGCCGGTCGCTCGACTCGCCGCCGAGACGGGGTTCTCGACGTGGGCCGACACCTGCGCCGACCCGGGGAACGGCGAGGCGTCGCTTTCGGCGAGCGTCGCCTCGGTGGCGGCGCTGGGACGAACTCGACCCGCGCCCCCATCCGACACTGTGCTGCGCGGGCGTCGGGACCTCTCGACGGGCGGAAGCGCGACCGTGTACGACCGACCGGACGACGTTCCGCATTATCACCTCACGCCCGCGGATCGAACGTTCTCGGCGGACGCGCTGGGCATGCTTGCGGCTGCTGCCGACGCACTCGCCGACGGATCCGTGGCTCACGGGCCGCGCTCTCATCGCCGTGCCGTCCGCCACGCGGTCGCCGATCGAACGTCCGACGCGGGCGAAACCGGGAACCCGGCGGAGCCGCTTCCGATCGACTCCCTGGCGGCGGCGCTGCGTCGCCACACCTGCGGGCTCGGCGTGTTGGACGAACTGTTCGACGACGACCGCGTGACAGACGCGTTCCTGTCGGCGCCCGCGGCCGACGGGAGGCTCCGGGCGGTCGTCGACGACGAGACGATGACGACCAACGTCCGGCTCTCGCGCGACGATCTCGACGCGTTGGCGTCCAGAGTCCGCGCGTCCAGCGGGCGGGCGTTCTCGCGGGCGTCGCCGACGACCGACGCCGCCCTCGGCGACGTTCGCGTCGCGGCGGTCACCGATCCCGCGAGCGACGGCCGCGGGTTCGCCTTCCGACGACGAGACGAGGACCCGTGGACGCTCCCCCGGCTCGTTTCGGTCGACTCTCTCTCGGCACGAACCGCCGGACTCCTATCGGTCGCCGTCGAGCGCGGCGCCGCGATCCTCGTCGCCGGCCCCCGCGGAGCGGGCAAGACGTCGCTGCTCGGCGGGTTATGTATGGAGGTTCCGGTCGACGCCCGGACGGTCCTGATCGAGGACACGCCCGAACTCCCGGTCGCGGCGATCCGCGAGGCCGGCCGTGATGTACAGCCGCTGCATGCCGGGACCGACCGAGACGACGCGCTCACGCCGACCGACGCCGTCCGAACCGCTCTCCGGCTCGGCGAGGGCGCGCTGGCCGTCGGCGAGGTCCGCGGACCGGAGGCGCGGGCGCTGTACGAGGCGATGCGCGTCGGCGCCGCCGCCGACGCCGTCCTCGGGACGATCCACGGGACCGGCGGCGAGGCGGTTCGCGAGCGGGTCGTCTCCGACCTCGACGTGCCGGCGTCGTCGTTCGCCGCGACGGATCTCGTCGTGACGCTCGGGCCGGACAGAGCGCTGGCGTCGATCGAGGAGGTTCGCGGACCCGACCTCGGGGATATCGTGGAGGTCGTCGAGCGCGACGGCGGCGGGGTCGTGACCGACGTGATCGATCGCGGCGAGAGCGCGATCGTCGCCGAGCTCGCCGGACCGGGCGAAACGTACGCCGACGTTCGTGAGGCGATCCGTCGCCGTGGGCGGGCGATCGGTTCACTCGCGGACGTCGACAGGACCGACGTGAGCGGGGTCGACGTGACCGCAGATCCATGA
- a CDS encoding DUF7311 family protein encodes MIRAVVAVAVAAALLSASLPAVETARVERTTAAIERVPDRIDRAALSTLAGEPERRPSTGSAPTARRVVSIPVPGGSVATAPVRSLSLCPGDERGTAVLVSAVGDAVPSRTVLSAPYDLPNGGIALDRGRRVSLSLVPIGSGPGGTTRRVRVRLRTPPTPSAGSSTETEPARPCDSSTTSATASATDGVPTTADAPGVAAGAPPSSQPVRSPVTDRVPIPVR; translated from the coding sequence GTGATCCGCGCGGTCGTCGCGGTCGCGGTCGCGGCGGCGCTGCTCTCGGCGTCGCTCCCGGCGGTCGAGACCGCACGGGTCGAACGGACGACGGCCGCGATCGAGCGCGTCCCCGACCGGATCGACCGCGCGGCGCTGTCGACGCTCGCCGGGGAGCCGGAGCGGCGGCCGTCAACCGGATCGGCGCCGACCGCACGACGCGTCGTGTCGATCCCGGTTCCCGGTGGATCGGTCGCGACCGCGCCGGTTCGATCGCTGTCGCTGTGTCCGGGCGACGAACGGGGAACGGCGGTCCTGGTCTCCGCCGTCGGCGACGCCGTCCCGTCACGAACGGTGCTCTCGGCCCCGTACGACCTCCCGAACGGCGGGATCGCGCTCGACCGAGGTCGCCGCGTGTCCCTCTCGTTGGTCCCCATCGGTTCCGGGCCCGGAGGAACGACGCGCCGCGTTCGGGTCCGACTGCGTACCCCGCCGACCCCGAGCGCAGGTTCAAGTACCGAGACGGAACCAGCCCGGCCATGCGACTCATCGACGACCTCCGCGACCGCGTCGGCGACGGACGGAGTGCCGACGACCGCGGATGCGCCGGGGGTGGCTGCCGGTGCACCACCGAGTTCGCAACCCGTTCGGTCCCCGGTCACGGATCGAGTCCCGATCCCGGTTCGATGA
- a CDS encoding DUF7283 family protein, translating to MIDAPLDVWYAWIGLAVAGAVTLGVVSGLPTAPPPDAVSAAETVDTVAAADPPATARYRVTADRTRVTTRGVSLRSDGGSAFAAFGTDSVVPVDSGDALAGIALGDHPNRAFDAPGEFAVAVATARAEEDSIATRTESAAEWTAGRTLHVRHVSWGETDVTLVLVA from the coding sequence ATGATCGACGCACCGCTTGACGTCTGGTACGCCTGGATCGGGCTCGCCGTCGCCGGCGCGGTCACCCTCGGGGTCGTGTCGGGGCTCCCGACTGCACCGCCGCCCGACGCCGTCTCGGCCGCCGAGACCGTCGACACCGTCGCTGCTGCGGACCCGCCCGCGACCGCCCGCTATCGGGTCACAGCGGATCGGACCCGAGTGACGACCCGCGGCGTCTCGCTGCGCTCCGACGGCGGCAGCGCGTTCGCCGCCTTCGGAACGGACTCGGTTGTTCCCGTCGACTCCGGCGACGCGCTCGCGGGGATCGCGCTCGGCGATCACCCGAACCGGGCGTTCGACGCACCAGGAGAGTTCGCCGTCGCGGTCGCGACCGCGCGTGCGGAGGAGGACTCGATCGCGACGCGAACGGAGTCGGCCGCCGAATGGACCGCGGGCCGGACGCTGCATGTCCGCCACGTCTCGTGGGGGGAGACGGATGTCACGCTCGTTCTGGTCGCGTGA
- a CDS encoding transporter substrate-binding domain-containing protein codes for MDRRTYIKSAGATGVALTAAGCLGGGGGESETITIGSDIPYRPFEYETTDGELTGFDVDIAQAVFTEELGYEHEFVQTSFDTIIPSLNNGNFRVIMSAMTINDERDEEVDFSDPYFTAYQTIVVLEDSDISSVEDMAGVRVGVQKGTTGAAAAQSLKEDLGGDLEINEYDQIPDAFSALLNNQVDAVVNDNTVSAEFVNGDGEGEVRFVEGEGAASEAGQDAPPYLTLTVENYGIAFREDDDELLEEVNGALATIKDNGTYDEIYSEYFAG; via the coding sequence ATGGATAGACGCACGTACATCAAGTCCGCCGGCGCGACCGGCGTAGCGCTCACGGCCGCCGGCTGTCTCGGCGGCGGCGGCGGCGAAAGCGAGACGATCACCATCGGCTCGGACATTCCGTACCGGCCGTTCGAGTACGAGACGACCGACGGGGAGCTGACCGGCTTCGACGTCGACATCGCGCAGGCGGTGTTCACCGAGGAACTCGGCTACGAGCACGAGTTCGTCCAGACGTCGTTCGACACCATCATCCCGTCGTTGAACAACGGGAACTTCCGCGTCATCATGTCCGCGATGACGATCAACGACGAGCGCGACGAGGAGGTCGACTTCTCGGACCCGTACTTCACGGCGTACCAGACCATCGTCGTGCTAGAGGACTCCGACATCTCCTCCGTGGAGGACATGGCGGGCGTCCGCGTCGGCGTCCAGAAGGGGACCACCGGCGCCGCCGCCGCCCAGTCGCTCAAGGAGGACCTCGGGGGCGACCTCGAGATCAACGAGTACGACCAGATCCCCGACGCGTTCAGCGCCCTGCTGAACAACCAGGTCGACGCCGTGGTCAACGACAACACCGTCAGCGCGGAGTTCGTCAACGGCGATGGCGAGGGGGAGGTCCGGTTCGTCGAGGGCGAGGGCGCCGCCAGCGAGGCCGGCCAGGACGCGCCGCCGTACCTCACGCTCACCGTCGAGAACTACGGTATCGCGTTCCGCGAGGACGACGACGAGCTCCTCGAGGAGGTCAACGGCGCGCTCGCGACCATCAAGGACAACGGGACGTACGACGAGATCTACAGCGAATACTTCGCCGGGTAA
- a CDS encoding DUF7284 family protein, whose protein sequence is MTGSLLDVCLALLLISAAAGTLVGADAEAATADDIGASSSRAGETAETLAASTAAVEYTVVPAGERTGTDDGATPSPEAQRVAHATLAEHLARAAVRSATFEDATPSPTAADYRRSVRRTVADALGSNTRVRAVWRPLPCDDSDEGSRVTEVIRVGPRPPPAATVHAARFAVPVAPSSESLTSGDGDATRVGSAAARTIAVLFPPDRIAAAARGDPAAATAVTDRYRRAGEALGVDAVDALKRGGPREANRALATALADRYVGDSSSASNETADACRTGDPDRVTVVVRTWSA, encoded by the coding sequence ATGACCGGGTCGCTGCTCGACGTGTGCCTCGCGCTCCTCCTGATCAGCGCCGCCGCCGGAACGCTTGTCGGCGCCGACGCGGAGGCGGCCACCGCCGACGATATCGGAGCGTCGTCCTCGCGAGCCGGCGAGACGGCGGAGACGCTTGCCGCGTCGACGGCGGCAGTCGAGTACACGGTCGTCCCCGCAGGCGAGAGGACGGGGACCGACGACGGCGCAACCCCGTCGCCGGAGGCACAGCGGGTCGCACACGCGACGCTCGCCGAGCACCTCGCGCGCGCCGCGGTCCGGTCGGCGACCTTCGAAGACGCGACGCCGTCGCCGACGGCCGCTGACTACCGTCGGTCGGTCCGCAGAACGGTCGCCGACGCGCTCGGTTCGAACACGAGGGTTCGCGCCGTCTGGCGTCCGCTCCCGTGTGACGACTCCGACGAGGGGTCCCGAGTCACGGAGGTGATCAGAGTCGGGCCCCGCCCACCGCCGGCGGCGACCGTCCACGCCGCACGGTTCGCGGTTCCGGTCGCCCCGTCATCGGAGTCATTGACGTCCGGGGACGGGGACGCCACTCGAGTCGGGAGCGCCGCCGCGCGAACGATCGCGGTGCTGTTTCCGCCCGACAGGATCGCCGCCGCCGCACGGGGTGACCCCGCGGCGGCGACGGCCGTGACGGACCGGTATCGTCGGGCCGGCGAGGCGCTCGGCGTCGACGCGGTCGACGCGTTGAAGCGCGGCGGGCCGCGCGAGGCGAACCGCGCGCTCGCGACGGCGCTCGCTGACCGATATGTGGGGGATAGCTCCTCGGCCTCCAATGAGACAGCCGACGCATGCCGGACGGGAGATCCGGACCGCGTGACCGTCGTCGTCAGGACGTGGTCAGCATGA
- a CDS encoding COX15/CtaA family protein: MTRGPDWLSFRRYAAFTAGMALTLISLGIYTAATGAGLACAQQWPLCDGGVLPQSIPSFIEWFHRLWAMITGIFILGAAVWAWLGRGTVSTRGRYAATLATVLTPMQAIFGAITVTLNGALPGGYSAPVHAAHFLTGFSIFALLSYTTILAYDGRFSRDALSRSRLAVGVGLVGLLLAWVFARIDPVSSYSPPEQAAFFAVSLSAFAGLLAATRWLGELDELVPRVATGAAGVLLFVGMLLGRDLVVYSAGVRFVNWLVFAAAVALTAGAAWVLRGVEPDVSEPVYGSTDD, encoded by the coding sequence ATGACACGCGGACCCGACTGGCTCTCGTTCCGTCGGTACGCGGCGTTCACGGCCGGGATGGCGCTGACGCTCATCTCGCTCGGGATCTACACCGCCGCGACCGGCGCAGGATTGGCGTGTGCCCAACAGTGGCCGTTGTGTGACGGGGGCGTGCTCCCGCAGTCGATCCCCTCGTTCATCGAGTGGTTCCACCGGCTGTGGGCGATGATAACCGGGATCTTCATCCTCGGCGCGGCCGTGTGGGCGTGGCTCGGACGGGGAACGGTGTCGACCCGTGGTCGGTACGCAGCGACCCTCGCGACGGTGCTCACGCCGATGCAGGCGATCTTCGGCGCGATCACCGTGACTCTCAACGGCGCGCTGCCGGGCGGCTACTCCGCGCCGGTGCACGCGGCGCACTTCCTCACCGGCTTTTCGATCTTCGCGCTGCTGTCGTACACGACGATACTCGCGTACGACGGGCGGTTCTCGCGGGACGCGCTCTCGCGCAGTCGACTCGCCGTCGGCGTCGGATTGGTCGGGCTGCTCCTCGCGTGGGTGTTCGCGCGGATCGATCCGGTTTCGTCGTACAGCCCCCCCGAGCAGGCCGCCTTCTTCGCCGTGTCGCTGTCGGCGTTCGCGGGACTGCTGGCGGCGACGCGCTGGCTCGGCGAACTGGACGAACTGGTCCCCCGTGTCGCGACCGGCGCCGCGGGCGTGCTGCTGTTCGTCGGGATGCTGCTGGGTCGCGACCTCGTCGTGTATTCGGCCGGCGTGCGGTTCGTGAACTGGCTCGTGTTCGCGGCCGCGGTGGCGCTGACTGCGGGCGCGGCGTGGGTGCTGCGCGGCGTCGAACCCGACGTCTCGGAGCCCGTCTACGGGTCGACGGACGACTGA
- a CDS encoding amino acid ABC transporter permease, with translation MATDTGRAAERDRGFFERLNDRTFRRLGIVGTTVFALGVAAFIAYILFVRVDYALLVNIVYPQFTFAFLRVIGIVVVSSVLSVIAGVLVGLARVSKTRVTSSIAKSYIEFFRGTPLLFQLFVIYLGIPQLWPPGQFPIQGFNYYAAVIGLTLNHAAYVGEALRGGIESIPDGQMEASRSLGLSYIQSMREVILPQAWRNSLAAIGNDQVILVKDTSLLTVLAIPELLSAFRQINSATFDAWTPIVLVAIAYLMITVPLGKVIRTLEDRADPATHGGDD, from the coding sequence ATGGCGACAGACACCGGGCGCGCGGCAGAGCGGGATCGCGGTTTTTTCGAACGGCTGAACGACCGCACGTTCCGACGACTCGGCATCGTCGGGACGACGGTGTTCGCGCTCGGCGTCGCCGCGTTCATCGCGTACATCCTGTTCGTCAGGGTCGACTACGCGCTGCTGGTCAACATCGTCTACCCGCAGTTCACGTTCGCGTTCCTGCGCGTCATCGGGATCGTCGTGGTCTCAAGCGTGCTGTCGGTGATCGCGGGCGTCTTGGTCGGGTTGGCGCGCGTCTCGAAGACGCGCGTGACGAGTTCGATCGCTAAGAGCTACATCGAGTTCTTCCGGGGGACGCCGCTGTTGTTCCAACTGTTCGTCATCTATCTGGGCATCCCTCAGTTGTGGCCGCCGGGCCAGTTCCCCATTCAGGGGTTCAACTACTACGCCGCGGTCATCGGGCTGACGCTCAACCACGCCGCGTACGTCGGCGAGGCGCTCCGCGGCGGCATCGAGTCGATCCCGGACGGCCAGATGGAGGCCTCGCGCTCGCTGGGCCTGTCGTACATCCAGTCGATGCGCGAGGTCATCCTCCCGCAGGCGTGGCGCAACTCCCTGGCCGCCATCGGCAACGACCAGGTGATCCTCGTGAAGGACACCTCGCTGCTGACGGTGCTGGCGATCCCGGAACTCCTCTCGGCGTTCCGGCAGATCAACTCCGCGACGTTCGACGCGTGGACGCCGATCGTCCTCGTCGCGATCGCGTACCTCATGATCACGGTCCCGCTCGGGAAGGTGATCCGGACGCTCGAGGACCGTGCCGATCCGGCGACTCACGGAGGTGACGACTGA